CGCCGGGCTCCGGCAGTTCCACCCGGACCGGGACTTTACCCTCTGGAATTACAGCGGTTTTGACAGATTCGGAAGTGCTCCGGGGAGGCGATTCCGGCGCGATCTCGCCCCGGTTCAGGCCCCAGATTCCGCCCGCCAGGGCGGTAAGCGCCACCAACCCGAAGGCCACTTTTTTTCGCCCGACGGCGCTTTTTTTCACCGGTTCAGAGCCCGCGATACCCCCGGGGAGCACGGCGGTCCGGGGGCTTGCCCGCCCCTCGGCGCCGGCGGCATCGAGGGCCTCCATGACGCGGCGAGACAAACCAGAAGCCTCCGCGATTTCATCGAGCGCGGCAAGCGCCCCGGCGTGCGTTACTCGGGAAGCGGGATCGCAAGTGAGCAAGCGTTCAATCACCGCGCGAAGTTCCGCGTCGCACTCATCCGGCCAGTGCGCGCGCTCGGCCGCCTCCATCCGGGCGAGCCGCTCGATCTCGGCTGCCGGCGTGGTGTCGCCGTGAACGGGCACGCCTGCCAGGCGCGCTCCGCTGAGTTCGGCGCCCACCAGCGCGAGCGCGTAGAGATCGCTCGCTGCCAGCGCCTTGCGGCCCAGCAGTTGCTCGGGCGCCATGTAGGCCGCCCGCCCCTGACGAATGCCCGCCTGGGTACGTACCTGGCTCTCGCGGCTCTTGGCGATGCCAAGGTCGAGCAGCCAGAGCTTCCCCTCGGGATCGAGCAGCAGGTTCTCGGGAGCCAGGTCGCGGTGCACGAAGTCGAGCGGTCGTCCCGATTCGTCTCGGGCCTCGTGGAGCCTGGAAAGAATCGTGAGCGCCTGGACAAGGATCGCGGCGACCTCCGGGGAACCCAGCGGCCCGGCCGCATCGAGCAACTCGCGCAGGCTAAGACCGGGAATGAACTGCTCGATGAGGAAGGGGCCCTCTTCGTCCTCGCCGGCGTCGTAGACAGCGGGCAGGCCCGGCCCGGCAAGGCGGCTCAGGAGCCGGGCTTCCTCGGCAAAGCGCAGGCGCATCTCTTCAAGACGCGCCAGCTCGGGCAGCATCCGCTTGATCACCACCCGCCGGGCGATCGTGCCCTCGGAGACGGCCAGAAACACCTCGGCCATGCCGCCCACGTGCAGTCGGCGGATGACCCGGTAACGGCTTGATACGGAAAGACTCTGCAATGCGACTGCCCCGCCCCCGAGGAATCAGCGAATGTTTCAGATGGCGTCCACGCTCACGAGCACCACGGTGATGTTGTCCTCGCCGCCGGCTTTGTTGGCTTCTTCGATGAGCGCCCAGCAGGCCGTGGCAAGGTCGCCGCGGTGGGCGTCGACGACCTGCGCGATGCTCAGGTCGCTGACCATGTTGCTGAGCCCGTCCGAACACATGACGAAAATATCGCCGGGCTGCACTTCATCGATGAAGATGTCCGGGAGGATTCCCTCGCGAATGCCGCAGGCCCGGGTGATGACGTTCTTGTAGGGAGAGGCTTCGGCCTCGGCCTCACTGATGGCGCCGGCGGCCACCTGCTCTGCCACCAGCGAATGGTCGCGGGTGACCTGGGTGAGCTCGCCCCCGCGCAGCCGGTAGGCGCGCGAGTCGCCCAGGTTGGCGATGTGGAACTTCCCGTCGGCGATCAGCAGCGCCACCGCGGTGGTTCCCATGCCGGTGCGCTCGGAGTCCTTGCCCGCTTCTTCGAGCACGCGGGAATTGGCCGCCCGCAGGCTGGTCAGGACGCGGTTGCTCTCCAGAGAGATGCCCGGCTGGAGCGGATAGGGCCAGGTGACGTCGGCCTGCTCCACGGTGCGGATGAAGAAATCGCGCGCCGATTCGAGCGCCACGCGCGAGGCGATCTCGCCGGCGTTGTGGCCGCCCATACCGTCGGCGAGCAGAAAGAGCCGGTGCTCGGGCACGAGAAGGTAGTAGTCCTCGTTGTGAGCCCGCACCAGGCCTGTGTCGCTCGCCCCCTCGGCGCGAATCCGGGGCGCCGTCGCGGCCGGAGAATTATCGGAATCGTTC
This genomic interval from Chrysiogenia bacterium contains the following:
- a CDS encoding Stp1/IreP family PP2C-type Ser/Thr phosphatase, yielding MNDSDNSPAATAPRIRAEGASDTGLVRAHNEDYYLLVPEHRLFLLADGMGGHNAGEIASRVALESARDFFIRTVEQADVTWPYPLQPGISLESNRVLTSLRAANSRVLEEAGKDSERTGMGTTAVALLIADGKFHIANLGDSRAYRLRGGELTQVTRDHSLVAEQVAAGAISEAEAEASPYKNVITRACGIREGILPDIFIDEVQPGDIFVMCSDGLSNMVSDLSIAQVVDAHRGDLATACWALIEEANKAGGEDNITVVLVSVDAI
- a CDS encoding serine/threonine protein kinase translates to MQSLSVSSRYRVIRRLHVGGMAEVFLAVSEGTIARRVVIKRMLPELARLEEMRLRFAEEARLLSRLAGPGLPAVYDAGEDEEGPFLIEQFIPGLSLRELLDAAGPLGSPEVAAILVQALTILSRLHEARDESGRPLDFVHRDLAPENLLLDPEGKLWLLDLGIAKSRESQVRTQAGIRQGRAAYMAPEQLLGRKALAASDLYALALVGAELSGARLAGVPVHGDTTPAAEIERLARMEAAERAHWPDECDAELRAVIERLLTCDPASRVTHAGALAALDEIAEASGLSRRVMEALDAAGAEGRASPRTAVLPGGIAGSEPVKKSAVGRKKVAFGLVALTALAGGIWGLNRGEIAPESPPRSTSESVKTAVIPEGKVPVRVELPEPGVFALYLDGRALGQASGSRSIQVDPGTHTLLLTEESTNRYYREDFLTRLGETRLVRFPLGWEGDQESTQQGEKEDE